AAGCCCTCCTTACATGAGACTCTCTTCCTCTTTATACTTGGAATATTAGTAATGTTAAAATACACATAATACTcccattttatcttttaaattagtGATATTCAATTCATTTctagaattttaaaaaacttattattattattttaattacaatAGAAGTGTGCGTGTGTATATGcactattatttttcatttattttatatatttgaattaTCTTTTGCTACCTCATGAGGATACAGTATGCATGTAGAAAGGAGCATCCTGCAGAGTTCATAAGTTAATTACCACCGGCCCATTTACATACTTTTGGGCCTTATCAGCTGCTTATTTTTACCAAGCTACATATTATGACACTTTCAAAGTGGAGTGCTTTCGTTTCAACATATTGGCAAATTGGCATCCCCTCCAACCCTCAAGCCAAGCCTCGATCCTTGCAAAACGGGGACATCTCTGTACGTCTGATCGAAGTAGGGATGTTTGGTTCTCATACCGACTAATTAATGCTTTAAAAATTTCCCTTGTATCGAGTATCTCTAGTACCCCTTGCAaaccaaacaaataaaaaaggagaattttttatttatttattaattaagataAGCTACGGAAAATCATAGAATATAGTCTATATAAATCCATACCTCCACTTGCATTTGTATAGCTTTAGTAATGGTTGGTAAGTGTCCAATGGCATCAAGTTGCAGGCAACTGGCGACAGAACCAGCTGAATTCACTAGTTGACTTTCATTTCTCCATTGACGTAAAAATTATTCCAGGTGGATCTACAAAGCAATAAGCAACAATTTGCAGAGTATATTTAGTTTGAAATTCTCGGAGTAGAGCAATAATTCCATGAAATCAAATGGCAAGTATTTTCCACTCTCCCTAAGGTCTTCCGTGTAGGTACTTGGTCATTCGGTCGACCAGAAAACCAACAGAAGCCCTTGAGGGAGAGTGAATAATGGATATGCCATTGTTGTTGTCGTTGACGAGAATTCCAGACAGTAATATTGTCCACTCTCCCCGATGACCTCCAGCCTTGTCATGCATGTCGCTGGAAGCCCTTGAGGGAGAGTGAGCAATCAAAATGTCTCGTACATGGGACTACTACTACTTCATTATTCTTGATCGCCAGCAAGCCACGGCTTGTTCAGCCCCCCTGCAAGAGCTTCTAGCCTACTAACCCCAGCTGACTGATGTTATTTTGTTGGCATTTGTGGATGCATGAGCTAGCTAGAGCATACATGCAGAAGCCCTTGAGGGAGAGTGAGCAACCAATGGCTTGAAAGAAAAGATATTCATTAATTTTCTGATTGGTTGATGAGGATTGGGCAAGAGAGTTAACACTTTTTATAGGCCCTGGAGGTGCGGAGCTGGAAGTCATGTAGAAATGTGGagaaaagaaaacatatatgGTGGGATCCTCATATCTAGTGGCCAAACCCGATCCTTTGCTATCTCAAGAGGTCCCCGTAAAATCAGCAGTAGAGCTAGTGACATGTAAAAGCCTCGTTATATAATCCACCATTAATACACAAAGTCAATATCTGATGATTGCCACATCAAAATGTATACAGTGGAGTTGGCTCTTAAGAATCGTGATAAGGCAGCtgtttttaattaaagaatatTATAAAGCTAGCTATATATATGGGTGGCATCAAAATCTTATCTCCTGTACTATGAGCAAGGACAAGATATCATTTTCTTTTGACATTCTTCGAATCCTACTTTCTATCCAAATAACGCATCTTGCAATTTGGATATAATTAAGTATTTAACACGTGCAACTCCATGCATGAtaccatcctttttcttcagtaattaaatatttaattaagtatttttttacAATCAAAAcgtaaaatttcagaaatttaaatcatacaattttctctaaatttttaCTTGAATCaccttttgatttaatttgcATAGGTTATACTATGGCCCATTACCCAATTCATGGGGTCCTGCGAGTCTTCGATTTTTCACAGCGGTCCATGAGTTTTGTCCTTGGGTCCCATCAGCCCAACAGAAGCCCATAACACATGCAActactttattattttagtttttttttggagaatatattattttagtgttattataattaaattaattttaatatttttttacttttctaaACCGCAGAAATAACGGTAAGGCTAAACAAACCTTATTAGCATCCGAAATGGATGTTTCTTCATCGTTGTCAATGCGAAGGCGAAGATGCAAATGACGAGTCATCATCCACATCGCGGGTTGTTGTCTTTGCTTCCGGTGCTGCTGCCCCTTCTTCTTCTGATTGGATGATCAGGTATTTtgataatttctttatttactCTCTTTTTCCCCCCTTCTTATGGCCGATTTGAACATTTTTTCACCAATTGCTTTTGCTGTTCGTTTCTTAATTCGTTAAAAATGTGAATTATGGTCAGTGTGATTCTAAGTTAATGGATTTGATTTGTCAGATATTTCTGGTGGAAAAAGATTTCGGGCTTCTTCCAAACCAGAGAAATTGGTGGAGTTTCGCAAATTTACCCTGAACATCTGCTGTTGGCTGGGAAAGCTATAGGCTCTAGGTATAATACAACCTATTAGgaacatcttttttttttttgcttttaattTTCTGAACATACTTGCGTGAGAATTTTCAAATGTTTATACTAACCTGAGTAGTTTAGTAGCTTATATTTGTGTGCTGGGTGAGTCAATTTGGTGCTGTCATTAGGGTATATGTTCCTAGGGATTATTTTTCAGCCCaacatattaaaaattgaaaactgaTACAATAAAATGAAGTTAAATGTGCCATCTTTTGAGTTTTACTTGTGTCCGTATGGCCGcctaattttgatatttatgctACTTTCGTGCACTGCCATTCTGGGTAATGGAATGAAAATAACATGAATgtattgttttctttcttttattgattttaatttgtGCATGTTATGGAGTCGGCTGCATTTTTGCCACTGAGGTTGACTTTGCTGCATCAGCAGTAATTTTCTTACTATTTCAATCCATGAATAGTGCTGTGAGGCATGAGGCTGTGTTGCAATTTGTACTCCTATTGACTTCAACTACTGAGTACTGAAATAAATTAGATAATGGACAATTTGTGCGCctttgataataaataaaaactttgaAATAATTGTTCATTCTTAAGACCTTATTTCTCACATTTGATTCTAGTTATCTTTCCTTAACTGAAAGAatctaacaaataaataaataaaagaaaaaaaatatataataaatatttttttgaaatcttCATCTTGTTTTTGTTGGTTGAAATATGTTGTACTTTTAAgctattttttcttttgtatgtGTTAGTGATGTTTTCCCCTTTATGTGTGCCTACATTTGTCTCATTCCTTACATATGATGGGTAGTAAAGATGGGCTTTGTACCCTTGATAAGTTGGAAGTTGTATGCAAGAAGATGAAATCTCTAAATTAGATACGTGTGATTGAGGGTAGggctgagcattcggtcggttcggttttgaaccgaaccgaaccgaataaactgaaaactgaaattttagtatttatgaaaaccgaatcgaaccgattttggtcagaaaccgaatcggtctgattcggttcgatttgatcggtttcgatttttaataatttttttattttttacactttatttttagttttttaaaatttaattaaaatattttaattttaatataatttaatttctctatattattaaaaataatatattattatcattaatcggttcggttcggtttgattttttcgatttttttctgatcaaaaccgaatcgaactgaaataactgaaatttttaaaattaaaaaccgaaccgaattaaataaaaaagggaaaattactttttagtccctgagatttaacgtaattaatacttctgtccctctattttggcgacccaacacttaagtccctcactttctcttctgtccaaattcgtagtccttccgtccaaaatagccgtttggtcaaagagtcaaatgtGAGGTgagaattttttccaaaaatacccttaatgaacttgttaaaactcCCTTAACCTGAAATCTCTCAATCTTTCTTCTCTTTCGTATCCTCTCCATTTCTTTTTGCCCATTATTTCAGCCCCACTACGCTCATTATTCTTGTGAGGAGAAGGGTTTCGGTGGTGCTGCTGGTGCTGTTGGGGCTGAGGTTGAAGAGACGGTGTAGGATATGACATAGAACGTTGTGGCATGTTAGAGATAGCAGGAGGAGaagggtggtggtggtggtggttgtCATTGGCCAACGGAAACGAAGGGGCGTGGTGGAATTGCTGAGGGAATTGGAAGCGGAAGTTGGAGTGGGTACCGGTAAGAGGAGGATACGAAGAAGAAGGGATTAAGGTCGGAGGAATCATAAGACTGGGAGAAGGGTTTTGGATTGTTGCTGTGGTTGTGGGCATGAAGAATTTGTGCATATCAAACTGTGGGGTTTGTTGATTTGGGGATGCCATGACAACGAGAATGTGAATGGTTTCCTCAAGAATTCAGATCCAATTTCCAAATGAGTTTTGATTGCTTGTAACTGTGATTATATAACCTCAATCaaatcaatcaagacaggaaaTTTCTGGGCTGGGAGTTTCTTTTcagatagatagatagatagatagatagatagatagcTAGGTAGGTAggtaggtcacgggctgtgcAAAGATGAGAAAAACCCCACGGGAGAAGACTGGAAGTGAAGACCCACGATCACCGGAAAGTTCCCATGGAAATTTCAAGAATTATTTAATGATTTCTAGAACTCACTCAGAATTTCaagaaatggagagaaaaaaagaggGGAGGATTGagaggaaggagaagaaagagagatgagCGGAGAGGATAAAAGAAATATAGTgatatgagggagaagaagGATGGAAGGAAGAAATAGAAAAGATATGAGGGAGAACAAAGATGGAGGGAAGAAACAGAGAAGATAcgagggagaagaaagatggaggaaAGAAACAGAGAAGATATGAAGTAGAAGAAGGATGGAGGGATTTCATTAAGggcatttttggaaaaaattctcATATCTCACCTTTGACACTTtgaccaaacggctattttggacggaaggactacgaatttggacggaagagaaagtgagggacttaagtgttgggtcgccaaaatagagggacagaagtgttaattacgttaaacctcagggactaaaaagtaattttcctaataaaaaatcaaaccgaattttaaaattaattcggttcgattttttcgatttgaaccgaacaATGCTCACCCCTGATTGAGGGTGGTGACCACTGACAAAATGGCCAAAAAGCATCTTCAAACATTAGGGGTTAACCCAAGATGAAGCCGAAGATCTTGCTGTTCAGGCTGTTGCATCATTTGTTTCCAGGTGTCCGAGGGATTTTAATTTACTGCCTTGGCTTGActtccttttgtttttttaacCCCTGTGTTATCTAATATATTTGCATGCTTTTGTAATTTTGATTAGGTGTAGCACAGGTGTGGCATACCCCTTAGCATCAACACTATTGTTGGATTACCCAGCCTGTTTCAGTTTTTCTATGTCCAGGCTATGAAATTAATAGGGGATATGGTTCATGCATAGAATGTATATTTAAAAGGCATTGCTTTATTTAAGGTTATATATTGATACAGTTGGTGTGGTCATGATTCAAGATCTTATGAGACATGGTTCACTAATGAAGTGAAATCATTTCGTGTAGTATCATAATTTGCTTGTCGTGGTAACTCCATGGCTTTTGAGCCTCTTCTTCCCTCTTTTAAAGTACTGACTTCAGGTttcaatgaaattttaatatcctGCAGATAATCTGTGCTCAACGTctgcttaaaaataaaatggactTATGATATTCATGGAACACATGATACAACATCAAGTCATACGTAGGACTCAACAAACTGGTGCATCTACAAGTCTTCACCAGCCGACATTAATTCACCTTTATTTATGTCTAATGCTATAGTTCTATTTGttttttcttcctttatttGTGTAGATTATGTTGGCAGTAGGCACCCACACTTCACTTGATTTTCAATTCTGTAATCTTCTAATGTCcacccttctccttcttcttagactcacttttcttttcttttttttctttcttctctttcttttccttcttatccttcttttctttcttctcctttttttccTTCTTGTCTTTTATCTTGATTTCTCTATTTGCAGGGGAAGCCATGATGCTGGATTCTCGGTGATGCTCCTGGTTGCCATGGCTCTTGCTGTGCTCATCATGGGTTTGCTTTTTGACAAGGCTGGCATTGTGATGTTCTTGGAGACCGGTTTCCTCAGTGGGTTTCTGGATTTGCAACGATGCCATGATGGTTGAAGCAAAAGGGTATTTCTAGTGTGAGCCTTGTTAGTTTCCTGTTATTAGAAATCAATATGGAAACATAGACTTATAGAAGTGAGTGAGTGGGATTCCTTCAATTATATATCACCCTTTGAATCTGCTTTTGGAGAATGGGCAAATAGCATCTTTACTAGAGAAGATTATAATGCTTTGTTATCCGAATTATTAAGCGAAGAATAAATGCAACATTTTTTTCCTCTACCAATGGCTATGTTGtagtttttcttcatctttttcttcttcatattgGCATCCAGAGATTTTGATGGGTATCAAATCGTGCGCCGTTAAAGGCGTAAACTATGCTCACTTGAGCCAGTTTCTAAATCTGAAAGGTTAGTTGATTTTGGATGCACTTGTTAAAAGTTATGCGTTGTTCTATATGGTAACTGTGAAAGTGCTTATCTATTCACTTCTAATTTCTGCCTCATGATTCATGAGGttaatttgatttgaattatttcgaaaaatatttgaaatataattattaaaattgataaaatttagcCTTTATTTCATCtcattttattgataaattatataaacttaatgCTTAATTTAAACTAACTAACGAGATGAAATATTGagtttcatgattttaaaataaataaaaaaaaaattagcccAAAATAAGAAATTGAGCTCATtgcttttttattaaataaaaaataaagaaatctagcctgtattttttaaaattaaattgatctaaattaaaaattttaaattaatttgaataaaaagttaaaaataattgGGCTGAATACACCAACCTCAAGTTTCATAAagagttaaaaataaattaaaaaatgatcttacatttgaaagaattaaataaaagtaCCGTTTTGTTTTCATTAAATAGCTGGAGTTATATGATGTTTAGGCTTCTAATTGGGCCTTCAGAAGCCCATCTTTGTTAGCCTTTGAGTGGAATAAGCAACTAAGACGTTAGCTAAATTTGTATCCGTTGATATTTTTATAAGAAATGTACgtgataataaaatttaggCTAGGTCAAGTTCAAAGCGCATGATCTCGTGTGTAataccaaaaaaaataaaaagatgaaCTTATGtaaatatgtaaattatatCTGCCACCAATTCTATTAAAGTGGTTCAGTGAGTGAAAATATACTATGTTCGTAAACTTTCCGATTCATGATGAGTAACCCAACTGATTTAGGTTTCTAGgtgttcttaaaaaaaaaaaagttcataaGTTCAATGGCTTAATGCATAAAAagctaatatttaaatattaataatctcgttttctttaaaaataataaaataaaaataaaaatttaaataccaATAACCTTGATTTTCTTTATGCATAGTAaaacatgaattttttttttttatcaatgcaAGAATATATGCATTTAGAATATCTGAACATACTATAACTAAATAGAATTAAAACTAATCGGACCTAATATTACAGAACATAAAATTCAATCCATAATGGTCCAACTCATAACTAAATTGAATTGATCCAATTAATTCAGACTAAACACTGAAAGCATCGAAAGCGACAGGTGAAAAAAAATGGAACTTTGTAACACACAACAACACCGCCATCAACACAACATTGCCTTTATATCTCCCCAGAAAATATGCATGTCGAAATCGACACACCCATCGCGAACCACTGTAATCCAACGATCAACAAACCGATCAACAATTGCAACGCACGACTACTGCAAGAAAAGGAATAACATACCAAAaaactcaacattcatccacacaacaCCATCAGATTTATTTGGAAAAAACATGCAACCATTCAAAGCACCTTTtcaataatcaaaataaaaaaaacaaaaacgaaCAGTAACCAGTTTACAATCAACAAACCACAACCAATTGAGATTCTATGTTTAGTACCAACACCATCGGAAAGGATCGGCCCTTGACGTTCTAGTCTTGTATAGCCAAGAAATCATCTTAAGGAGAAAATCCAGTGCTCTAGCGCCGATACTCACCGACCCCATCACCCTGTTGACAATGATATAGCAACAGCCAAAACTTTCATAGTGACTCATCAATTTCCAacaagagaagaaaataaacacCGAACAAAAACACTAGCCTAAATCTACAAATCTACATCACCAAATACAACTAAGAtccaaataaaactaaataaaaacaaaaaactaCGAACAAAAGTATCATCAAAGTAAAGCAACACATTCTGTCGAAGTCAAAACGATCCCGCTTCGCTTCTCTCTTCTTGCTACGTAAAGCcttttaattgtaaaataagTTCAAATTCATAGTAACtccattttctataaaataaaataaaataaaattttcctaGCGGTTATTGCTACATAAAGTCATCAACATGGTTGCCCAATAGAAATGTAGTAATGAATAGGCCTCATCTACGCGCTTATATTAATTCCATTACACACAAAAATCACAAACCCAAAGGATATGATAAACTAAGAAATATTAATCACTTTTTCAATTGATTGTTTATAGTTTttgttatattaattattaattattttctctttttaattaataattaattattatattttttaattaatgatgatctgagatccaatagaatagagtTTTACCAAGGttttgtgttacagattaaggcttaagtttcctgaggaggagactcctcttttatacattgtcttgcttgctggtggcgtgtgaaggtctctccaggattgggccacgcgtctctgccatgcggattcggaggtactagggtatcagctgcctgctccatgcgtaacggcctctgattctcctcgtgcgtacgttcgagcggatctgtcaggctgtctggtgaatattattccggatcctgggctgggctgagagttgggccggatacTAAGCTTGAGTGGAGAGGGTCTGCTTCGTGCGGGCCGGGCCAgcttgagtgaggaagatgggccgagcccagccttgaaggttggatgagccaggcttgttatgcaTATCAGGTGTGTGGACCCCTACAtcgtgggccttgggctgtggtcaagcccctggtccggggtgaaggaatccagcggtcatcaattgccccttcaccttctcggcagttattgctccaactgccgagggggtgaataccaagaactattatgatcgcgtctgttcgggttcaggtgccttaataacatcctttcatctttcagtcgttgcgcagtttctgaattctatctgctctttcctctttctgtcttttttctatttttcttgtcctctgccgcctttactttcttgtcatcattatctggacatctcctttctttccttttctgtgaaTATCCTTTTAAAAATCTGACGCcattagcttagagtctagcGTAGCTCTGTCCCGTGCTAAGTCTTCAGGCtccgagtatatatcagcgccagcttttattcattcttgagccttctgttgaagcgagaaattctcgttttatctgtggcaggttcatccgacgccttcttcaaacagattgccttgtgccccagaggtttgcctTCATTGCGCTTTTATCATCTCAAGggagaactgtttctgacttgtccctgttttgaaactttttgccgttcctgagataaatatgggtcagttcaaaattcttgaaaatttgatgttacctctaaggcatCTGAAGGGTGCATTGAAGATCCTTCGGGTATGGCAGGCGAAGGGCGGGACCATCCAGCAAGCTGTtgaaactgctttacccaggtcgtctggccggcctcctcctctgcttgttgtccgggctccaAAGAAGGTCTGGGCTGTTGGGGGGTTCGCTCTAACTTCGCCTTTTTCCGCAGAGAAAAagggaatttcctcgatgcccctgttgtcttcttttgatataaatgggagtGGCGCCGGCGTTCAGCTCGTTGTtccttttgatgtgaagtaccagtattattatttcctttggtgtgaagtaccagtattacgtgaggctgggatctgctgcattcagtcaggtctccagcgattttttcgaatgtgtacttcacgatctcttcggggccatagcctcgaagacttatgtttttcatgtgtggtgcacggtcggcataccatatctgagcttgttcgaatgtaccgtgcatcacacttgggtAACCGGACGTTCAcccaggggaacagtgagaaatgcttatgggaatcaacctgttcagttcccctataatagcgagacagatcttggccttttccgAAAAACTCTCATTCCGAGCTACGAGAAGTCCTCCGagctgaagactagaatagtagggtaggtgataGTCATAGACGAGGAAGTATCTGGATATGTAAattctttaaggatagtctttcatcccgtagtgtaggcctttgtaacgtgctgtaatgtgcttttcttttaatgaagttcttgttctgctctcatgcttaatctgttcttcttttattatgcgtgaaatactttagattgctCGCCTTATAGTTTTAGCCAACTgagctctgtcctgctttttcccgagctaatctgacctatctgcgagctctgatgagttgaactccggatccacttagttaactgggctttcaagtttttcgaactggactgtctgaccgacctgtgagctcggtctttactttgacgaattgagctttgagtctccttcatccgaACGGGttctcaggtcatgttgtccgagctgaaCTGGCCGACCTGAGAGTTATGTCTTTGTTTAGTGCGATGAgctctgagtttcctttagctggccgagcttctcaagtcatgctgtctgagctggactaatccgacctctgagctcggcttctgatgagttgaactctaagctctcagctttGTATGACTCCGAGGTGCTTTTGGCGCCTCTTTTCGATCTCCCACCCTTTGTTTAGTAGCggtaaatcaaatcttataactttttaagtgatgcgcaagtctgacctttatcacgCTCCTATTTGCTTGTACTGTTGAGTCTTTTCGTGACCtgcccctctgtttcctcggcatttaccatagggatggtaaagtagtaggctaagttgctctgactgatgagttgggcctgTACTATGTGgatggcgaatgggcttttaaatGAGGGACTGTCATCGTGtacttggcccttgatagatgtagagaagcccagcgatcgtccttttgcccctttaccatCTCGCCGGTTATTTCCTAACCGTCGAGAGGGTAGActtcgagaacaattaatgatcgcgccgctccaagacaaaactgttcagtatCAACGCCTTGCCTCATAATAgcctttcttcctttcttttcaaattccttctgtcttttgAAGAACTAGTTCTTGGTTgttctctgtcttcct
This is a stretch of genomic DNA from Manihot esculenta cultivar AM560-2 chromosome 2, M.esculenta_v8, whole genome shotgun sequence. It encodes these proteins:
- the LOC110604865 gene encoding uncharacterized protein LOC110604865, producing MFLHRCQCEGEDANDESSSTSRVVVFASGAAAPSSSDWMIRYFWWKKISGFFQTREIGGVSQIYPEHLLLAGKAIGSRGSHDAGFSVMLLVAMALAVLIMGLLFDKAGIVMFLETGFLSGFLDLQRCHDG